CTCAGGAAAGCCCTTATGGACAGTCCTGAAGCTCGCGGTGCTGAGATTGGTGATGTTGAAATTATCAGACAGCCTCAGAGAATTACCATGATGATCTATACTGCAAGACCTGGTGTGATTATTGGTACCAAGGGTGCCAACATTGAAAAGATCGGCCAGCGACTGCAAAAGATGACTGATAAGAAAATACAGGTAAAAATCAAAGAAGTGAAGAAGCCTGAGGCTAACGCACAGATTGTTGCTTTGAATATTGCCCGTCAGCTGAAAGGCCGTGTCGCTTTCAGAAGAGTTCTTAAGATGACTGCATCTAACTCTATGAAAGCTGGAGTTAAAGGAGTCAAAATCAAGGTTTCTGGAAGACTCGGCGGTGCTGAGATGGCCAGAACTCAAGAAGTAAAAGAGGGACGTATTCCTCTGCACACCTTGAGAGCTGATATTGATTATGGTTTTGCAGAAGCAAATACAACCTTTGGTGTTATCGGTATCAAAGTCTGGATTTTTAAAGGCGAAGTTTACGGTCATGAACAGAAAGATGATGCCGGACTTCTGGTGAGTAGAAACCAGAGAGACAAGGCTTCAAGGAGCTAAGAGATGCTGAGTCCAAAGAAAACGAAATATAGAAAACGAATGAGAGGCGGACCTCTTAAAGGGAATGCCACTAGAGGGAACACTATTGCCTTCGGTGAATGTGGACTGGTTGCTATGGATAACAAGTGGATTAGTGCTAGACAGATTGAAGCAGCTCGTGTGGCGATGACACGTCACATCAAGAGAGGTGGGAAAGTCTGGATACGAATCTTCCCGGATATCCCTTATACCAAGAAACCTGCTGAAACCCGAATGGGAAAAGGTAAGGGTAACCCTGAAAAATGGGTTGCTGAAGTTAAACCTGGAACTGTAATGTTTGAAATCGGCGGAGTTGAGAAAGATCTGGCTCATAAGGCTATGATCCTTGCAGGAAGCAAGCTGCCTATTAAAACTAAGTTCGTCTATAAGGAGGCGTAATAGTCATGAAAGAGCGTTTCAATGACCTGTCGGTTGAAGAGCTGATCGCCAAAAAGGACGATCTAAGCAAAAAGCTGCAGAAAATGAGATTTGATATGGTTCTGGGACATGTAGAAAATCGGATGGATAAAAGAAATCTGAGAAGAAGCATTGCTCGTTTGAACACAATGATTAACGAGTTTGATCTCGGAATCAGAAAGGTGTAAGGTAAGTCATGGAAAAAGAGACATCCAAGAAGACAGGAAAGAAAGTCTTCACCGGCGTGGTCGTCAGTGACAAGATGGATAAAACAGTCGTTGTGCAGATTACAACTAAGAAACTCCATCCTTTGTACAAAAAGTACGTTACCAGTTCGGTAAAATATAAAGCACATGATGAAAAGAATGATGCTCATATTGGTGACAAAGTCCGCATTCAAGAATGCAGGCCTGTCAGTAAAGATAAATGCTGGTCTCTTCAGGAAATCCTTGAGAGAGCAGTGTAGCGCTGGAGGGTATAAATGATTCAGGATAATACATATTTGAATGTTGCTGACAACTCTGGTGCTAAAAAAGTTATGTGTATCAAGGTTCTCGGCGGAAGTCATAGAAGATATGCCACTGTTGGCGATATCATTGTAGTTGCAGTAAAAGATGCGATTCCTCATGCTCCCATAAAGAAGGGAGATGTCAGGAAAGCTGTTATCGTAAGAACACACAAAGAGTACAGAAGATCAGATGGTACTTACATCAGATTCGATGACAACGCCTGTGTTATTATAGATGATAAAAGCGCTCCCGTTGGAAAGCGTATTTTCGGGCCCGTTGCAAGAGAACTCAGAGATGCTGATTTTATGAAAATTGTATCCCTGGCACCTGAAGTTCTTTAGGGGAGTATGAAAGATGGCTGAAGTGAAATATAAGATTAAAAAGGGCGATCAGGTAAAGATTATTGCTGGCAAAGACAGTGGTAAGACCGGACGCGTACTTAAGATCCAGAGAGGTACCGGCCGAGCAATAATTGAAGGTTTGAACATGGTCAAAAAGACTGTAAAACCTAAGGCTCAGGGCGACAAAGGCAATATCATTGAAATTGAGGCTGCCATAGATCTCTCAAATGTACAGGTTCTCTGTAAGAAATGCGGTCCAACCAGGATCAGCATTAAAGTTGACGGAGATAGTAAAGTAAGAATTTGCAAGAAATGCGGGGAAGCTTTATAATGGCGGCAAATAAACCTAGATTAAAAACTGTTTATTCAGAAAAAATCGCTCAGGAATTATTTACTGAGTTTGGCTATAAGTCCAAAATGCAGATTCCCAAAGTTGAAAAGATTGTTGTAAGCATGGGTGTTGGTGAAGCAATTACCAACAAAAAGCTTCTTGAATCTGCAGTGGAAGAATTGACACTGATTACCGGTCAGAAAGTCATGAAAACCAAGGCAAGGAGATCTATTGCGAACTTTAAGGTTCGTGAAGGTCAGGAAATTGGTGCTAAAGTAACTCTAAGAGTGATTAAGATGTACGAGTTTCTCGACCGTCTGATCAATATTTCTCTCCCCCGTGTAAAAGACTTTAGAGGAGTTAATCCCAAGGCTTTTGACGGTAGAGGTAATTATTCTCTGGGAATTACAGAGCAGATCATTTTTCCGGAAATTGACTACGATAAGATTGAGCAGATTAACGGTCTGAACGTAGCCATTGTAACTACGGCTAAAACTGATGACGAAGCAAGAACACTTCTTGCCAAATTCGGTATGCCTTTCAGGAAATAGGCCCTTAGGCCTAAGGATAGGAGTTTATAGATGGCAAAAAAATCTATGATCGTTAAGTGTAATAGAAAGCAGAAATTCAGTACTCGTGAATACAACAGATGTCGTATTTGTGGGAGACCTCGTGGATATATGAGGAAGTTTGAGATGTGTAGAATCTGTTTTCGAAAACTTGCTAACGAAGGTATGATTCCCGGCGTTACGAAATCGAGCTGGTAGGAGAGTATTATGAGTGTTTCAGATCCTGTAGCGGATATGCTCACAAAGATTAGAAATGCCAGCAGGGCTAAATTTGAGAAGGTCGATATTGTTCCTTCCAAGCTCAAGCTGGAAATTATTAAAATTCTGAAGAATGAAGGTTTCGTCAAGAATTT
Above is a genomic segment from Oceanispirochaeta sp. containing:
- the rpsC gene encoding 30S ribosomal protein S3, with product MGQKVNPYGLRLGINKTWKSKWYVDPRDYADSLHEDLALRKALMDSPEARGAEIGDVEIIRQPQRITMMIYTARPGVIIGTKGANIEKIGQRLQKMTDKKIQVKIKEVKKPEANAQIVALNIARQLKGRVAFRRVLKMTASNSMKAGVKGVKIKVSGRLGGAEMARTQEVKEGRIPLHTLRADIDYGFAEANTTFGVIGIKVWIFKGEVYGHEQKDDAGLLVSRNQRDKASRS
- the rplP gene encoding 50S ribosomal protein L16, whose protein sequence is MLSPKKTKYRKRMRGGPLKGNATRGNTIAFGECGLVAMDNKWISARQIEAARVAMTRHIKRGGKVWIRIFPDIPYTKKPAETRMGKGKGNPEKWVAEVKPGTVMFEIGGVEKDLAHKAMILAGSKLPIKTKFVYKEA
- the rpmC gene encoding 50S ribosomal protein L29 is translated as MKERFNDLSVEELIAKKDDLSKKLQKMRFDMVLGHVENRMDKRNLRRSIARLNTMINEFDLGIRKV
- the rpsQ gene encoding 30S ribosomal protein S17; translation: MEKETSKKTGKKVFTGVVVSDKMDKTVVVQITTKKLHPLYKKYVTSSVKYKAHDEKNDAHIGDKVRIQECRPVSKDKCWSLQEILERAV
- the rplN gene encoding 50S ribosomal protein L14, which translates into the protein MIQDNTYLNVADNSGAKKVMCIKVLGGSHRRYATVGDIIVVAVKDAIPHAPIKKGDVRKAVIVRTHKEYRRSDGTYIRFDDNACVIIDDKSAPVGKRIFGPVARELRDADFMKIVSLAPEVL
- the rplX gene encoding 50S ribosomal protein L24; protein product: MAEVKYKIKKGDQVKIIAGKDSGKTGRVLKIQRGTGRAIIEGLNMVKKTVKPKAQGDKGNIIEIEAAIDLSNVQVLCKKCGPTRISIKVDGDSKVRICKKCGEAL
- the rplE gene encoding 50S ribosomal protein L5, with amino-acid sequence MAANKPRLKTVYSEKIAQELFTEFGYKSKMQIPKVEKIVVSMGVGEAITNKKLLESAVEELTLITGQKVMKTKARRSIANFKVREGQEIGAKVTLRVIKMYEFLDRLINISLPRVKDFRGVNPKAFDGRGNYSLGITEQIIFPEIDYDKIEQINGLNVAIVTTAKTDDEARTLLAKFGMPFRK
- a CDS encoding type Z 30S ribosomal protein S14, translating into MAKKSMIVKCNRKQKFSTREYNRCRICGRPRGYMRKFEMCRICFRKLANEGMIPGVTKSSW